The following are from one region of the Falco biarmicus isolate bFalBia1 chromosome 1, bFalBia1.pri, whole genome shotgun sequence genome:
- the LOC130149309 gene encoding coiled-coil domain-containing protein 183-like isoform X4, producing MPIQVAQEKLQADIYERVNTCNMLLHQVRQRRQVREELQRRLQQLQDAAMPDKRQQAQAQAICQLEKNIEKVLLKVHTGQKVTALYLAVRDVLRKELAHLPPHLDLLCKMAELYGRELQDMDLMALEACKAADRAKEDANRTRSRILAERARMYRSRATQEVSVDTGWRKDVYQRHLRAQERHELTVDSPTPASQDQLVGTSLEAVRSQMEHEARVTQKMQQAKAALQCSRIWDIPGRLLEQQKSSADLEQCIKEGEEKKRALAERLHELELNLAKLKFHQPSNTSRVLEEELRLKLQCQEARLEDMRAQMMRSKDVLLKCEEDINSLFVRLQGITVPGQEDPVKAMAVEEKLQHCEQKLRYLVQRVASLPHDWRSPNKDNKVRGGFIPAVAFGHPHGAFPYGPSQASSQLAGWRWHQGRAMKQLSPQWHRALQGVLRAGTSRWGSPWLGTPTSPSASNPECLPQIFAEVRNLLENTTADHPQNLRVSLEDAGSGQESLDSDDESCGLVLTREGIKKQGLLLMKSKQRGKK from the exons ATGCCCATCCAGGTGGCCCAGGAGAAGCTCCAGGCCGACATCTATGAACGGGTGAACACCTGCAACATGCTGCTGCACCAGGTGAGGCAGCGGAGACAAGTGCGGGAGGAGCTGCAGAggcggctgcagcagctgcaggatgctgcgATGCCTGACAAGCGGCAGCAGGCACAGGCGCAG gccatttgccagctggagaaaaacattGAGAAGGTGCTCCTCAAAGTCCACACTGGACAGAAGGTGACTGCCCTGTACCTGGCGGTGCGGGATGTCCTGAGGAAG GAGCTGGCCCACCTGCCTCCGCACCTGGACCTCCTGTGCAAGATGGCCGAGCTGTATGGTAGGGAGCTTCAGGACATGGATCTCATGGCCTTGGAGGCCTGCAAAGCCGCTGACAGAGCCAAG GAGGATGCAAACAGGACGCGCAGCCGGATCCTTGCGGAGAGAGCGCGCATGTACCGCTCCCGGGCCACCCAGGAGGTCTCTGTAGACACAGGGTGGCGGAAGGACGTGTACCAAAGGCACCTGAGAGCG caggagaggcacGAGCTCACCGTGGACTCCCCGACCCCGGCCTCACAGGACCAGCTTGTGG gcaCCAGTCTGGAGGCCGTCAGGTCCCAGATGGAGCACGAGGCCAGGGTCACGCAGAAGATGCAGCAGGCCAAGGCTGCGCTGCAGTGCTCCAGGATCTGG GACATACCCGGCAGGCTCCTGGAACAGCAGAAGTCCTCGGCGGACCTGGAGCAGTGCATCAAGGAGGGCGAGGAGAAGAAGCGGGCACTGGCGGAGAGGCTGCACGAGCTGGAGCTGAACCTAGCTAAGCTGAAGTTTCACCAGCCCTCCAACACAAGCAG ggtgctggaggaggagctgcGGCTGAAACTGCAGTGCCAAGAGGCTCGGCTGGAGGACATGCGGGCCCAGATGATGAGGAGCAAGGATGTTCTGCTCAAATGTGAAGAGGACATCAACAGCCTTTTCGTCCGCCTGCAGGGCATCACCGTGCCCGGCCAG GAGGATCCTGTCAAGGCCATGGCGgtggaggagaagctgcagcactgtgagCAGAAGCTGCGCTACCTGGTGCAGCGGGTGGCCAGCCTGCCCCACGACTGGCGCAGCCCCAACAAGGACAACAAGGTGCGCGGGGGCTTCATCCCTGCTGTGGCCTTTGGGCACCCGCACGGGGCTTTCCCATACGGCCCATCCCAAGCGTCCTCCCAGCTGGCAGGATGGAGGTGGCACCAGGGGAGAGCCATGAAGCAGCTCAGCCCCCAGTGGCACAGGGCACTGCAGGGTGTGCTCCGCGCGGGGACCTCGAGGTGGGGCAGCCCTTGGCTTGGAACACCCACCTCCCCTTCAGCAAGTAACCCAGAGTGTCTTCCACAGATTTTTGCCGAGGTCCGTAATTTACTAGAGAACACCACTGCGGATCACCCACAGAACCTGAGGGTTTCCTTGGAGGACGCAGGCAGCGGCCAAG AGTCCTTGGATTCTGATGACGAATCCTGTGGCCTTGTCCTCACCCGGGAGGGCATCAAGAAGCAGGGGCTGCTCCTGATGAAAAGCAAGCAGCGTGGCAAGAAGTAG
- the LOC130149309 gene encoding coiled-coil domain-containing protein 183-like isoform X3, producing the protein MLLHQVRQRRQVREELQRRLQQLQDAAMPDKRQQAQAQAICQLEKNIEKVLLKVHTGQKVTALYLAVRDVLRKELAHLPPHLDLLCKMAELYGRELQDMDLMALEACKAADRAKEDANRTRSRILAERARMYRSRATQEVSVDTGWRKDVYQRHLRAQERHELTVDSPTPASQDQLVGTSLEAVRSQMEHEARVTQKMQQAKAALQCSRIWDIPGRLLEQQKSSADLEQCIKEGEEKKRALAERLHELELNLAKLKFHQPSNTSRVLEEELRLKLQCQEARLEDMRAQMMRSKDVLLKCEEDINSLFVRLQGITVPGQEDPVKAMAVEEKLQHCEQKLRYLVQRVASLPHDWRSPNKDNKVRGGFIPAVAFGHPHGAFPYGPSQASSQLAGWRWHQGRAMKQLSPQWHRALQGVLRAGTSRWGSPWLGTPTSPSASNPECLPQIFAEVRNLLENTTADHPQNLRVSLEDAGSGQGRRAQRGHVPQQPSQPLPVGIPGHPCLSSTVPAEPNPRAACPRCCGTRRESLGFKITWLWPPPVGCSWGRPRAFGSSLLCF; encoded by the exons ATGCTGCTGCACCAGGTGAGGCAGCGGAGACAAGTGCGGGAGGAGCTGCAGAggcggctgcagcagctgcaggatgctgcgATGCCTGACAAGCGGCAGCAGGCACAGGCGCAG gccatttgccagctggagaaaaacattGAGAAGGTGCTCCTCAAAGTCCACACTGGACAGAAGGTGACTGCCCTGTACCTGGCGGTGCGGGATGTCCTGAGGAAG GAGCTGGCCCACCTGCCTCCGCACCTGGACCTCCTGTGCAAGATGGCCGAGCTGTATGGTAGGGAGCTTCAGGACATGGATCTCATGGCCTTGGAGGCCTGCAAAGCCGCTGACAGAGCCAAG GAGGATGCAAACAGGACGCGCAGCCGGATCCTTGCGGAGAGAGCGCGCATGTACCGCTCCCGGGCCACCCAGGAGGTCTCTGTAGACACAGGGTGGCGGAAGGACGTGTACCAAAGGCACCTGAGAGCG caggagaggcacGAGCTCACCGTGGACTCCCCGACCCCGGCCTCACAGGACCAGCTTGTGG gcaCCAGTCTGGAGGCCGTCAGGTCCCAGATGGAGCACGAGGCCAGGGTCACGCAGAAGATGCAGCAGGCCAAGGCTGCGCTGCAGTGCTCCAGGATCTGG GACATACCCGGCAGGCTCCTGGAACAGCAGAAGTCCTCGGCGGACCTGGAGCAGTGCATCAAGGAGGGCGAGGAGAAGAAGCGGGCACTGGCGGAGAGGCTGCACGAGCTGGAGCTGAACCTAGCTAAGCTGAAGTTTCACCAGCCCTCCAACACAAGCAG ggtgctggaggaggagctgcGGCTGAAACTGCAGTGCCAAGAGGCTCGGCTGGAGGACATGCGGGCCCAGATGATGAGGAGCAAGGATGTTCTGCTCAAATGTGAAGAGGACATCAACAGCCTTTTCGTCCGCCTGCAGGGCATCACCGTGCCCGGCCAG GAGGATCCTGTCAAGGCCATGGCGgtggaggagaagctgcagcactgtgagCAGAAGCTGCGCTACCTGGTGCAGCGGGTGGCCAGCCTGCCCCACGACTGGCGCAGCCCCAACAAGGACAACAAGGTGCGCGGGGGCTTCATCCCTGCTGTGGCCTTTGGGCACCCGCACGGGGCTTTCCCATACGGCCCATCCCAAGCGTCCTCCCAGCTGGCAGGATGGAGGTGGCACCAGGGGAGAGCCATGAAGCAGCTCAGCCCCCAGTGGCACAGGGCACTGCAGGGTGTGCTCCGCGCGGGGACCTCGAGGTGGGGCAGCCCTTGGCTTGGAACACCCACCTCCCCTTCAGCAAGTAACCCAGAGTGTCTTCCACAGATTTTTGCCGAGGTCCGTAATTTACTAGAGAACACCACTGCGGATCACCCACAGAACCTGAGGGTTTCCTTGGAGGACGCAGGCAGCGGCCAAGGTAGGAGAGCACAGCGAGGACACGTGCCACAGCAaccatcccagcccctgcccgtgGGGATTCCTGGGCATCCTTGCCTGTCTTCCACTGTCCCAGCAGAGCCCAACCCACGAGCTGCTTGTCCCAGGTGCTGTGGGACAAGGAGGGAGAGCCTTGGCTTCAAAATCACCTGGTTGTGGCCTCCTCCTGTTGGATGTTCTTGGGGGAGACCACGAGCTTTTGGCAGCTCTCTACTGTGTTTTTAA
- the LOC130149309 gene encoding coiled-coil domain-containing protein 183-like isoform X2: protein MPIQVAQEKLQADIYERVNTCNMLLHQVRQRRQVREELQRRLQQLQDAAMPDKRQQAQAQAICQLEKNIEKVLLKVHTGQKVTALYLAVRDVLRKELAHLPPHLDLLCKMAELYGRELQDMDLMALEACKAADRAKEDANRTRSRILAERARMYRSRATQEVSVDTGWRKDVYQRHLRAERHELTVDSPTPASQDQLVGTSLEAVRSQMEHEARVTQKMQQAKAALQCSRIWDIPGRLLEQQKSSADLEQCIKEGEEKKRALAERLHELELNLAKLKFHQPSNTSRVLEEELRLKLQCQEARLEDMRAQMMRSKDVLLKCEEDINSLFVRLQGITVPGQEDPVKAMAVEEKLQHCEQKLRYLVQRVASLPHDWRSPNKDNKVRGGFIPAVAFGHPHGAFPYGPSQASSQLAGWRWHQGRAMKQLSPQWHRALQGVLRAGTSRWGSPWLGTPTSPSASNPECLPQIFAEVRNLLENTTADHPQNLRVSLEDAGSGQGRRAQRGHVPQQPSQPLPVGIPGHPCLSSTVPAEPNPRAACPRCCGTRRESLGFKITWLWPPPVGCSWGRPRAFGSSLLCF, encoded by the exons ATGCCCATCCAGGTGGCCCAGGAGAAGCTCCAGGCCGACATCTATGAACGGGTGAACACCTGCAACATGCTGCTGCACCAGGTGAGGCAGCGGAGACAAGTGCGGGAGGAGCTGCAGAggcggctgcagcagctgcaggatgctgcgATGCCTGACAAGCGGCAGCAGGCACAGGCGCAG gccatttgccagctggagaaaaacattGAGAAGGTGCTCCTCAAAGTCCACACTGGACAGAAGGTGACTGCCCTGTACCTGGCGGTGCGGGATGTCCTGAGGAAG GAGCTGGCCCACCTGCCTCCGCACCTGGACCTCCTGTGCAAGATGGCCGAGCTGTATGGTAGGGAGCTTCAGGACATGGATCTCATGGCCTTGGAGGCCTGCAAAGCCGCTGACAGAGCCAAG GAGGATGCAAACAGGACGCGCAGCCGGATCCTTGCGGAGAGAGCGCGCATGTACCGCTCCCGGGCCACCCAGGAGGTCTCTGTAGACACAGGGTGGCGGAAGGACGTGTACCAAAGGCACCTGAGAGCG gagaggcacGAGCTCACCGTGGACTCCCCGACCCCGGCCTCACAGGACCAGCTTGTGG gcaCCAGTCTGGAGGCCGTCAGGTCCCAGATGGAGCACGAGGCCAGGGTCACGCAGAAGATGCAGCAGGCCAAGGCTGCGCTGCAGTGCTCCAGGATCTGG GACATACCCGGCAGGCTCCTGGAACAGCAGAAGTCCTCGGCGGACCTGGAGCAGTGCATCAAGGAGGGCGAGGAGAAGAAGCGGGCACTGGCGGAGAGGCTGCACGAGCTGGAGCTGAACCTAGCTAAGCTGAAGTTTCACCAGCCCTCCAACACAAGCAG ggtgctggaggaggagctgcGGCTGAAACTGCAGTGCCAAGAGGCTCGGCTGGAGGACATGCGGGCCCAGATGATGAGGAGCAAGGATGTTCTGCTCAAATGTGAAGAGGACATCAACAGCCTTTTCGTCCGCCTGCAGGGCATCACCGTGCCCGGCCAG GAGGATCCTGTCAAGGCCATGGCGgtggaggagaagctgcagcactgtgagCAGAAGCTGCGCTACCTGGTGCAGCGGGTGGCCAGCCTGCCCCACGACTGGCGCAGCCCCAACAAGGACAACAAGGTGCGCGGGGGCTTCATCCCTGCTGTGGCCTTTGGGCACCCGCACGGGGCTTTCCCATACGGCCCATCCCAAGCGTCCTCCCAGCTGGCAGGATGGAGGTGGCACCAGGGGAGAGCCATGAAGCAGCTCAGCCCCCAGTGGCACAGGGCACTGCAGGGTGTGCTCCGCGCGGGGACCTCGAGGTGGGGCAGCCCTTGGCTTGGAACACCCACCTCCCCTTCAGCAAGTAACCCAGAGTGTCTTCCACAGATTTTTGCCGAGGTCCGTAATTTACTAGAGAACACCACTGCGGATCACCCACAGAACCTGAGGGTTTCCTTGGAGGACGCAGGCAGCGGCCAAGGTAGGAGAGCACAGCGAGGACACGTGCCACAGCAaccatcccagcccctgcccgtgGGGATTCCTGGGCATCCTTGCCTGTCTTCCACTGTCCCAGCAGAGCCCAACCCACGAGCTGCTTGTCCCAGGTGCTGTGGGACAAGGAGGGAGAGCCTTGGCTTCAAAATCACCTGGTTGTGGCCTCCTCCTGTTGGATGTTCTTGGGGGAGACCACGAGCTTTTGGCAGCTCTCTACTGTGTTTTTAA
- the LOC130149309 gene encoding coiled-coil domain-containing protein 183-like isoform X5 codes for MPIQVAQEKLQADIYERVNTCNMLLHQVRQRRQVREELQRRLQQLQDAAMPDKRQQAQAQAICQLEKNIEKVLLKVHTGQKVTALYLAVRDVLRKELAHLPPHLDLLCKMAELYGRELQDMDLMALEACKAADRAKEDANRTRSRILAERARMYRSRATQEVSVDTGWRKDVYQRHLRAQERHELTVDSPTPASQDQLVGTSLEAVRSQMEHEARVTQKMQQAKAALQCSRIWDIPGRLLEQQKSSADLEQCIKEGEEKKRALAERLHELELNLAKLKFHQPSNTSRVLEEELRLKLQCQEARLEDMRAQMMRSKDVLLKCEEDINSLFVRLQGITVPGQEDPVKAMAVEEKLQHCEQKLRYLVQRVASLPHDWRSPNKDNKIFAEVRNLLENTTADHPQNLRVSLEDAGSGQGRRAQRGHVPQQPSQPLPVGIPGHPCLSSTVPAEPNPRAACPRCCGTRRESLGFKITWLWPPPVGCSWGRPRAFGSSLLCF; via the exons ATGCCCATCCAGGTGGCCCAGGAGAAGCTCCAGGCCGACATCTATGAACGGGTGAACACCTGCAACATGCTGCTGCACCAGGTGAGGCAGCGGAGACAAGTGCGGGAGGAGCTGCAGAggcggctgcagcagctgcaggatgctgcgATGCCTGACAAGCGGCAGCAGGCACAGGCGCAG gccatttgccagctggagaaaaacattGAGAAGGTGCTCCTCAAAGTCCACACTGGACAGAAGGTGACTGCCCTGTACCTGGCGGTGCGGGATGTCCTGAGGAAG GAGCTGGCCCACCTGCCTCCGCACCTGGACCTCCTGTGCAAGATGGCCGAGCTGTATGGTAGGGAGCTTCAGGACATGGATCTCATGGCCTTGGAGGCCTGCAAAGCCGCTGACAGAGCCAAG GAGGATGCAAACAGGACGCGCAGCCGGATCCTTGCGGAGAGAGCGCGCATGTACCGCTCCCGGGCCACCCAGGAGGTCTCTGTAGACACAGGGTGGCGGAAGGACGTGTACCAAAGGCACCTGAGAGCG caggagaggcacGAGCTCACCGTGGACTCCCCGACCCCGGCCTCACAGGACCAGCTTGTGG gcaCCAGTCTGGAGGCCGTCAGGTCCCAGATGGAGCACGAGGCCAGGGTCACGCAGAAGATGCAGCAGGCCAAGGCTGCGCTGCAGTGCTCCAGGATCTGG GACATACCCGGCAGGCTCCTGGAACAGCAGAAGTCCTCGGCGGACCTGGAGCAGTGCATCAAGGAGGGCGAGGAGAAGAAGCGGGCACTGGCGGAGAGGCTGCACGAGCTGGAGCTGAACCTAGCTAAGCTGAAGTTTCACCAGCCCTCCAACACAAGCAG ggtgctggaggaggagctgcGGCTGAAACTGCAGTGCCAAGAGGCTCGGCTGGAGGACATGCGGGCCCAGATGATGAGGAGCAAGGATGTTCTGCTCAAATGTGAAGAGGACATCAACAGCCTTTTCGTCCGCCTGCAGGGCATCACCGTGCCCGGCCAG GAGGATCCTGTCAAGGCCATGGCGgtggaggagaagctgcagcactgtgagCAGAAGCTGCGCTACCTGGTGCAGCGGGTGGCCAGCCTGCCCCACGACTGGCGCAGCCCCAACAAGGACAACAAG ATTTTTGCCGAGGTCCGTAATTTACTAGAGAACACCACTGCGGATCACCCACAGAACCTGAGGGTTTCCTTGGAGGACGCAGGCAGCGGCCAAGGTAGGAGAGCACAGCGAGGACACGTGCCACAGCAaccatcccagcccctgcccgtgGGGATTCCTGGGCATCCTTGCCTGTCTTCCACTGTCCCAGCAGAGCCCAACCCACGAGCTGCTTGTCCCAGGTGCTGTGGGACAAGGAGGGAGAGCCTTGGCTTCAAAATCACCTGGTTGTGGCCTCCTCCTGTTGGATGTTCTTGGGGGAGACCACGAGCTTTTGGCAGCTCTCTACTGTGTTTTTAA
- the LOC130149309 gene encoding coiled-coil domain-containing protein 183-like isoform X1, giving the protein MPIQVAQEKLQADIYERVNTCNMLLHQVRQRRQVREELQRRLQQLQDAAMPDKRQQAQAQAICQLEKNIEKVLLKVHTGQKVTALYLAVRDVLRKELAHLPPHLDLLCKMAELYGRELQDMDLMALEACKAADRAKEDANRTRSRILAERARMYRSRATQEVSVDTGWRKDVYQRHLRAQERHELTVDSPTPASQDQLVGTSLEAVRSQMEHEARVTQKMQQAKAALQCSRIWDIPGRLLEQQKSSADLEQCIKEGEEKKRALAERLHELELNLAKLKFHQPSNTSRVLEEELRLKLQCQEARLEDMRAQMMRSKDVLLKCEEDINSLFVRLQGITVPGQEDPVKAMAVEEKLQHCEQKLRYLVQRVASLPHDWRSPNKDNKVRGGFIPAVAFGHPHGAFPYGPSQASSQLAGWRWHQGRAMKQLSPQWHRALQGVLRAGTSRWGSPWLGTPTSPSASNPECLPQIFAEVRNLLENTTADHPQNLRVSLEDAGSGQGRRAQRGHVPQQPSQPLPVGIPGHPCLSSTVPAEPNPRAACPRCCGTRRESLGFKITWLWPPPVGCSWGRPRAFGSSLLCF; this is encoded by the exons ATGCCCATCCAGGTGGCCCAGGAGAAGCTCCAGGCCGACATCTATGAACGGGTGAACACCTGCAACATGCTGCTGCACCAGGTGAGGCAGCGGAGACAAGTGCGGGAGGAGCTGCAGAggcggctgcagcagctgcaggatgctgcgATGCCTGACAAGCGGCAGCAGGCACAGGCGCAG gccatttgccagctggagaaaaacattGAGAAGGTGCTCCTCAAAGTCCACACTGGACAGAAGGTGACTGCCCTGTACCTGGCGGTGCGGGATGTCCTGAGGAAG GAGCTGGCCCACCTGCCTCCGCACCTGGACCTCCTGTGCAAGATGGCCGAGCTGTATGGTAGGGAGCTTCAGGACATGGATCTCATGGCCTTGGAGGCCTGCAAAGCCGCTGACAGAGCCAAG GAGGATGCAAACAGGACGCGCAGCCGGATCCTTGCGGAGAGAGCGCGCATGTACCGCTCCCGGGCCACCCAGGAGGTCTCTGTAGACACAGGGTGGCGGAAGGACGTGTACCAAAGGCACCTGAGAGCG caggagaggcacGAGCTCACCGTGGACTCCCCGACCCCGGCCTCACAGGACCAGCTTGTGG gcaCCAGTCTGGAGGCCGTCAGGTCCCAGATGGAGCACGAGGCCAGGGTCACGCAGAAGATGCAGCAGGCCAAGGCTGCGCTGCAGTGCTCCAGGATCTGG GACATACCCGGCAGGCTCCTGGAACAGCAGAAGTCCTCGGCGGACCTGGAGCAGTGCATCAAGGAGGGCGAGGAGAAGAAGCGGGCACTGGCGGAGAGGCTGCACGAGCTGGAGCTGAACCTAGCTAAGCTGAAGTTTCACCAGCCCTCCAACACAAGCAG ggtgctggaggaggagctgcGGCTGAAACTGCAGTGCCAAGAGGCTCGGCTGGAGGACATGCGGGCCCAGATGATGAGGAGCAAGGATGTTCTGCTCAAATGTGAAGAGGACATCAACAGCCTTTTCGTCCGCCTGCAGGGCATCACCGTGCCCGGCCAG GAGGATCCTGTCAAGGCCATGGCGgtggaggagaagctgcagcactgtgagCAGAAGCTGCGCTACCTGGTGCAGCGGGTGGCCAGCCTGCCCCACGACTGGCGCAGCCCCAACAAGGACAACAAGGTGCGCGGGGGCTTCATCCCTGCTGTGGCCTTTGGGCACCCGCACGGGGCTTTCCCATACGGCCCATCCCAAGCGTCCTCCCAGCTGGCAGGATGGAGGTGGCACCAGGGGAGAGCCATGAAGCAGCTCAGCCCCCAGTGGCACAGGGCACTGCAGGGTGTGCTCCGCGCGGGGACCTCGAGGTGGGGCAGCCCTTGGCTTGGAACACCCACCTCCCCTTCAGCAAGTAACCCAGAGTGTCTTCCACAGATTTTTGCCGAGGTCCGTAATTTACTAGAGAACACCACTGCGGATCACCCACAGAACCTGAGGGTTTCCTTGGAGGACGCAGGCAGCGGCCAAGGTAGGAGAGCACAGCGAGGACACGTGCCACAGCAaccatcccagcccctgcccgtgGGGATTCCTGGGCATCCTTGCCTGTCTTCCACTGTCCCAGCAGAGCCCAACCCACGAGCTGCTTGTCCCAGGTGCTGTGGGACAAGGAGGGAGAGCCTTGGCTTCAAAATCACCTGGTTGTGGCCTCCTCCTGTTGGATGTTCTTGGGGGAGACCACGAGCTTTTGGCAGCTCTCTACTGTGTTTTTAA